AAGCGCCTCAAGCCGCTGCTGTGATTCATAATGATTTTGAGCGTGGTTTTATTGCGTGCGAAGCGATGCTTATAAAGATTACGTTGAATTCAACGGAGAAGTTGGCGCAAAAGAAGCTGGCAAGCCAGAATTGAAGGTAAAGAATATATTGTCGCAGATGGGGATATTCTTCATTTCCGCTTTAATGTCTAAGAGAGAGCTTTCACCGCTTTAAGGCTAGAGAAAATGCGTATTGGCATCCTTGAGGCTCTTTTAATCCAGCGCATAAGGGGCATATTTCTCTTGCTGAGCGGGCTTTGCGTGCCCTTAATCTTCAACAAGTGTGGCTAATGGTTTCCCCCGGAATCCTTTTAAGTCTGGTCAAAAATGGCCTCATTTGAGGAAAGGTTGGAATCCGCTGAAAAATTGGCAGATGGGGTTAGAATTATCGCAACAGGGATTGAACAGCGATATGGCACTCAGAAGACATTTTTAACTCTTGAACATCTTAAGAGAAATTTTCCTAATATTCGTTTTATTTGGTTGATGGGATCGGATAATTTGCCTGATTTGTGCAAATGGTATCGTGGAAAAGCATTAATTAAATCTGTTCCTATCGCTGTTTTTGCCAGACCTGGATCGAATAAAGAGGCCTTGAAATCGCCTTCTGCCTCATGGATACGCCATTGGCAAAGGCCAGAAAGAGAATCCCAAGCACTTGGGATAAAAGGTGCGCCAGATTGGGTTTTTATTCATAGAAAAGAAGTTAATCTTTCTTCCACAGAAATTCGGGCTAAAAATTCATTTTTGTAAAAATCTGAGATTTGATTGAAGATAGAGTAAGATAAGAGAAAGAACGAAAAGGAGCTGTTTTAGAAATGACAGAAAATAAATACACACTCGCCCTTGACGAAAGAATTGCTAAGATCGAAGAGAGTCTTGATGATGATAAGGCGTTGGATATTGTGACTTTAGATATTGGCAAACAGTCTAATTTTGCACAGCGAATGATTGTTGCAGTTGGGGAGTCTCAACGCCAGCTGGTCGCCATGGCCTATCATTTAAAATCACTTTTTAAAGAATGGAACGAGACAAGCTCGATTGAAGGCTTAGAAGTTGAAAGTGGCTGGATTGTGTTGGATGGCGGAGACATCGTGATACATCTTCTTCTTCCTGAAAAGCGAGAGCTTTATTCCATTGAAAAAATTTGGAGTGCTGCTTTTGATAAAGGTAGCGTTGAGGTTGTTGAAGGATGAGCCAGTCTATGGCGATTTCCGCCATTGGAAAAATGCGTGGGACGCCAGAAGAATCTCTTTTTAAGCGTTACCAAACACGTTTGCGTTTAAATTTAGAGATTAAAGAGATACATGTTGGCGGTACGTCATCCGCAGAGCAGAAACATCGTGAGAATGTTGCTCTTTTAGACACCTGTAAAGAGGATGAGTTCGTAATTGCATTGGATTTGGCAGGTAAGAATTTAGATAGTCTTGCGCTGGCAGATAAAATGCGTGAATGGCAGGAAACAGGTAAAAATCTTCGATTCGTGATTGGGGGCGCACAAGGGTTAGACCGTGCGCTGTTGGAGCGCGCAAATTTTACGATTTCATTGGGTAAAATGACATGGCCACACATGCTTGTGCGTGTCATGTTGATGGAGCAGCTTTTTAGATCGCAATCTATTTTAGAAGGTCACCCCTACCATCGGGATGACCGTCCAACTTAGGTGCTATTTCACTTGGCTTGGAAGCCTGAAGTTTACTTGCACGACTGGCCTGCCGGCGAATGGCTTTCCCAAGCGGTCTTCCTCCTGTTCATTCTCTTTTTCCTTGCTCCAAGGATAAATAAAACCATTGGTTGGATAGACTTTTCCGAATTGGCTTGGATTCCCACGTAAGGCAACCCGGACAGCGGTCCAGTCATTATTAGGAGAAACGTCAATTACACGGGTATTATGGTCGATTTGATTAGCGCCCCAATGTGCGTGGTCAATACGAATCGTACGATCGTCTTCTTGAGAGCGAACGAGGGCAACATGGCCATAAAACATTTTTTTTGTTGCTTTAAAGCTTAGAACGGCGCCGGGTTCAGGGATTTGGCCTCTGGCGTAGTTTTTTTCATCCGCACGTTTTCCACCATGTATGCGCATCTCCATGAACTTGATAATGGGGCGCTGCAAGATGCACATAGCC
The genomic region above belongs to Acetobacteraceae bacterium and contains:
- a CDS encoding 23S rRNA (pseudouridine(1915)-N(3))-methyltransferase RlmH, which encodes MAISAIGKMRGTPEESLFKRYQTRLRLNLEIKEIHVGGTSSAEQKHRENVALLDTCKEDEFVIALDLAGKNLDSLALADKMREWQETGKNLRFVIGGAQGLDRALLERANFTISLGKMTWPHMLVRVMLMEQLFRSQSILEGHPYHRDDRPT
- a CDS encoding nicotinate-nicotinamide nucleotide adenylyltransferase; protein product: MASFEERLESAEKLADGVRIIATGIEQRYGTQKTFLTLEHLKRNFPNIRFIWLMGSDNLPDLCKWYRGKALIKSVPIAVFARPGSNKEALKSPSASWIRHWQRPERESQALGIKGAPDWVFIHRKEVNLSSTEIRAKNSFL
- the rsfS gene encoding ribosome silencing factor, which codes for MTENKYTLALDERIAKIEESLDDDKALDIVTLDIGKQSNFAQRMIVAVGESQRQLVAMAYHLKSLFKEWNETSSIEGLEVESGWIVLDGGDIVIHLLLPEKRELYSIEKIWSAAFDKGSVEVVEG